GGTTTATGCTCGACATGTACGACTTTGAAAACGATATCTGGCTTTGTCACTCTTTCGATGGAATGTGTTTTAATTTCACCGCTTTCGTAAGTTTCTATACGTTATTTTCTTCTACGTATTCTACACGAAAACGTTTGTGATTTGTTTGTGTGTGCGTACAATGGCAGCAACCAGCGGTTAACGTTCTAAGGGAGATACAAGTGTTTCTGGAGAATAACAAGGATGAAGTCGTAACGATTATTATAGAAGACTATGTGAAATCTCCCAAGGGCCTCACAAAAGTGTTTAATGCGGCAGGGCTACAAAAGTTCATGTTTCCAGTTACTAGAATGCCCAAAAATGGAGGGGACTGGCCAGCGCTTGACGACATGATACAACAAAACCAAAGGTTGCTAGTTTTCACATCCGATAGAAGTAAAGAAGCAACCGAAGGAATCGCATATCAGTGGAAGTACATGGTTGAGAACCAATGTGAGTGTCCCTATATGAATATGTAATGCATAACATATTGTATGAACATATTTATCttaatgttttgaaaaatattcGTAGATGGAAATGGAGGATTGAAGGTAGGAGCGTGTCCTAACAGAGCTCAATCAGCACCAATGAGCGATAAATCGAAATCTCTTGTACTTGTTAACCATTTTCCAGATGCTCCGGATTTGGTAGTAGCATGTAGACAAAACTCTGGTCCTCTTCTTGAATCCATCAAGGCATGTTACCAAGCCGCAGGACAAAGATGGCCTAACTTCATAGCAGTCGATTTCTACAAGGTATTTATAgtatataatagtatttttCTTTAACCATTTTAAATTAGTCCTTTTAAAGAGAATAGACTCCTCCCAACGGAAATTGAGCCCATGTTCCTCAGATCCATAATAGATAATTTAAGATTTTATCGACTAGATGAACTCCCTAAGTAACATTTTGTTTGTCTCTGATTCAGAGAAGTGATGGTGGAGGAGCTCCGCAAGCTGTTGATGTTTCAAACGGCAATTTGATATGCGGTTGCGATAATTTTGCAGCTTGCAAGGTCGttttcttgatttgtttttttttttttaaatctgaaCGTTGTGTAAATTCTGCAGTTAATGAAAATCAACAATCTAATTTGCAGGCCAATGGAGAGTGTGGATAGTAAGCAAGACTGAGACATCGGAGGCAACTTCCATGAACAAAGGCTTTggtaatttacaaaaaaaaaattaacgtgGTGTGccctttattttataataacacATGGTTCAACTTGTTTCTTTTTACACTAGTTGCCAAATATTAGAGAAGTATCATCTCAATCTCATTTTCACACAAAAAGAAACCACACAGCTTGAGTAAATCCAATTACGCAGctccaaaacataaataaaagaacaTAGATACATGTTAGATGTTGAGAGGATTTGTGATAATTGAtgcatcatcttcttttttttttttaaatatatatatttatttcaccaCCCGAGAACACGGAAATTCAAGTTTTGATTAAAAGCCCAATTCGAACAAAATGATCTAATTCAAACAAGAAAACAGCTAGCTTCGCTCAACCACCACCCCGACGCATTCCGCTAGCCGTCTCCGCAATCCTTAGATTGTCAATCCCCGTTCTCAACCGTTAATGTTATCCACAAGGAAGGTGGTGTTCACCTCGTTTCCTCGGTTGTCGGTTACTTCTCGTGACATTGCCGGAGTAGCTGGTTCATGACGATCTCATTGAGCTTGTTCTCTCCACTGACTTGAAGCACATTGACCGAAAGGAGGAGAGGCAGATAACATACCAGAGCCTCGAGAACTCTAGACGTAATGAAGATAGGAAGGCCGAAGACACTAACCAAGGAGAGCGCTCCGTAAAACCAGACTGTACACCGTATCTTCACCGCCAAAACCAAACTCAGAGAGAGGCCAAAGACCCCCGACCGAGAACAAGACCACACAAAGCGGGTCCGAGACGACTGCCGCACCTGATCCGGTGAAGCTCTGTGACCTGCAAAACAAGTTATTAGCAAAGCAGCACCACCATAAGCAACCAAGAGGCTGTCCATGGCGCGGGGATGTGCTACTATGCCGAAAGGAGACACCGGTGAACGAGGGAACCCGCGAAGACAACCCGCAGATCTCGTTGTCACCACCAATCGCCGCCTTCGAGAACCGAAGGGCGGTAACCTGAACCTCGTCGACTAAGATTCATAGGGAACCGGAACACGAGCCGGAAAGTGAAGGAACCGGAAGATGAGCGTTTACTACACTGCCTCGGAGACGGCCATAGACGACCGCTCCGACACCGCAACACAGCAAACCACAACGAACCACCATGAAAGGCAACAACACACGCCATTACCCTACACTAAGCCCGCCCTCGAGTTGAAAGAACCTCCAAGGCATCCATGGCAGAAGCAAACGATGGCGGCTCACCAAGACGCCGAGAATGAGACCACCAACCGCAACCGCTGTCTCTCCAAGCCGACCGGAAACCAGATCGGAGCGGAGCGGCTCCACCTCCTTCACACGCTGAGGCCTCTCCGGATGGTGAAAGGACCATCTGTACAACCCAAAAAGCCGACTTCTTCAACAGCCAAGCCTGACCCTTACTGTGTCGAGACTCCACCACCATCTGAAACCACAACGGACCCGGATCTCCTCGCGAGCAGAGATGAATACGAGCAATTCTCCGGCGCAGAACCAACAACAAGACGGCAAGAGCGGCATGGGGTTGAAGAAGCAAAGGAAAGACGAGATCGTAGGGAGAGAGGGGAGGCTCCGGCGCCGGAACGCGCGCACACGCGCCGTCCAGATGCCGGACCCGAGCTATGTTGCGTTTAGATCTAGGGAGCGGAGGAGAGAGAAGGGAGCGGGGAGTTGATGCATCatctttgtcttttcttttctccAGTTACATATTGAGAATAGTGGGCCAACTTGTCACCATGCATTGCTGCTTCTTTATTCAAAAAGTGATAGAAAATTAGAATTTTGTCTAGATTCTACATGttggaaacaaaaaaacaaaggtATAATAATGGACCTCAATTCTTAGATATAAAACTGATTGGTAGTACTgaaagtgtttatatatatggagTGTGGATAAGTTAACGGAGGTACTGCATGGTTCATAAGAATGAGAATCCAATACactaaaagaagaaaatttacTACAAAAGCAGAAgatgcttaaaatgttgtaaaaTAGAGGAACGTTTAACGTGGTATTCACAGAAATGAAAATGGACTAAACAACGATGAAAGATACATATATGTTTAGGggatggatccgtaacttcacAACCAATGCATTTATTCATTTGTACTTGGAAACCACAAATACATCAAACCATATATTATAAGCATATATAACATGATATAGAAAAGGTTATCGGTTCCGAACCCCGTCCGGGTTAAGTACCCCGTAAGACACCGGAGAAGAAGCTTGAGCTTCTTTCACTTCCAATCGTTCTTGATCCAGTTTAACGCCGTTTGGATTCTTACCACATGGGACCAGATACATAGACTTGGGATCAGGACAAGTCTGTCTATGCATGAAGAAGGTAGCACATTCCTGTGCCGTTTTCTGGTTTGGAAGACCAATTATACAGTTCATACGAGCGTCGAGAATGCTTCTCTTGATGAGTTCTCTACATTTTGGACCGGCCTGAGTGAAGTAATTATAGGATAGAGAAAGGTTTTTAAGAGAAGAAAGCTCGCATACAATCTCTGGTATTGTTCCATAGAATTTGTTTCTGGCTAAATTGAGTTGTTCTATCTTGGCTAAACAACCGAAAGAGTATGGTATTAGACCGGTTAGCTGGTTAAATCCAACATCGAAAACAGTGGCTCGGTTTAACTTTCCAATTTGGTATGGTAAGCACCCGGTTAGAGTGTTATTCAAGAAAAGGACTTCTTGTAGGAACTTGATGTTGCCTATGCTGGCTGGAATTGGACCCGTGAACCTAAGTCACATcaccaaaaaaagataaaaataaataatttagctACTTACCAAAACACAGACTATTAGTAGCTGTAAGTAGGGACACAAAAACAATCTTGAAATTAACCGGTAcaacaattaataaaaatatccaaagaaaacaataaaatatattacattagttaaattataaaaaaaattaaatatgagtTTAGATTTATTGATCAGGGTTTATATTTAGTATTTTACAGATATTTTTTAGAGTCAAAGTTCAAGAGTTTGAAATAATTATTCATTTTACTTTTTAACTAATGTTATTTATGTGATATTTATCgtaattttttttggtgttaTCTAAATCATTTTCCCACTAATTAACTCAACTGGATTATTTACCAAataaaagaaacttaaaaacttaaaaacttaAATCTGAAAGCTAACCTGTTGTTGGCGAATGTGAGATAAAGAGCAGTGATGGAGCCAAGATTGGATGGAAGCTTCTGAACaagattgttgttgttgatgaacaAGACGTCGAGATCAAGATTAAAGACCTGAGGAGGAACACAGCCTGAGAAAGTATTGAACCTGAGATCAAGAAACGTGAGATTTTTGGCTTTCAAGACAGAAGCTGGGAAGTCTCCTGTGAGTTTGTTGTGGCTTAGGTCGAGCTCGAATAAGTATTTTAAGTTGGTGACTTCAGGAACAGAGCCCAAGAAGTTGTTGGAGTTTGCGTGAAAGATCGTGACTGTATTTAGCTTGTCGAGGAAGTTATGTAACACGAGTTTCTTGCCACCGAAGTTATAACCATTAAACTGGATGCTCGCGAGTGCCTTATCAGTTGTGTTCGGGAAGATTGCGCATTCAAGTCCGAGGTATTTGTTGCAAATGTCGGGGCCGTTCCAAGTCTTAAGAATATGCATTGGATCGTGTGTCACTAGTTTCTTGAAAGCTTGGAGGACTGGAAAGACTTTCTCTAGTAGTGGGCTCTCAAAGCCAAGTAGCGGCAACGGTGGCTGCCCCGGCGGCTTTGGCGGCCTTTGTTGCGGTGGATGCGGCGGTTTGGGCGGTTTGGGCGGTGGAAGTTGTGGTGGAGGAGGGCAttgaggaggaggtggtggaggagggcAATCTTCCGGTTCAGGTTCCGGTTCTGGTGAAGGTGACGGCGGTGGATTTCCACCGCCTCCAATGATGATTTCTAAGGATTTTCTCTCGGTGATGTGGGTGTCTCCGATAGATAGAGTGAAATGGACAAGTGAAAGTGAAAGtgaaagaaggagaagaagaagcgaaGAAAGTGAAGCCATTGGTTTGAAGAAATGATGAGGTGAGTATTTAGGATAAGCATGGGACTACATATATAGAGAGATTTTTGAAGCATAGAGAATGGGAAGACTCGTAAGAATTTGAGAAGTCAATGGACATATTTTTGGAGGTAATCactgaattaaataaaatgaaagataATGTAACTATTTTCATGTGTATGGTTGTATTTTTGGCTAAATAATATCTTTAGGTTGGAATTGATTAGGTCGGTATGTCAGATTGGGCCATTAACAATTCCGTCcagacattttaatttttaagccTTCAAAAAGGATTAAGCCCATTTTCAACATCCAATATCTGAAGGTACGAAACTTCAGTTGATGATTGAGAAGGTAAAAAAAACCTCATGTTTTTACATGCATAAAGTACATGTCTGTGTTACTGTGTAGATGATTAAACATGTCTGAACAGTATAtcctttttctatttaaaagttaaaacaatagcttcatttaaaacattaaatactTATCTCTCTTTGTCTGGATGTCTgaatattaaaacattaaatactTACAcaagtaattattttaaattttacttcTTCACCAAAGAAAATCACATATCTTAGGTCTGACTGAACCAAAGTTGTTgaaataaaccaaaattttaagtTTACGTTCAATTTCAAtccaatttttcttttaaaaatggttACCGGCTAAGTTCGGTTTGAGTCAATAATCAGTTAAttcagtttaattttaaaaatgtaatcaAATCATACCAATCACCACTTAAACTACGTAACTGATAGACCCGGCTGGGAAAAAGATCAAGATAAAATGTGTGCACATCATTGGTGAATGATTAGATATAGCCTTACAACAGCTTGTACACCAGCCAGACAGTGCAGCTGTAGCTTTGTTCTCTCCAGAGAATGATGATAATGTGGATGTAAATGACTAATAAGTAATAACTCTGTCTTTTGACAAATAACTCTAAATGTCTTTCTAAAgtattattgttttaatgtgTGGTATAATTATATGTCAATCAAGGAATACACCTTGGACCCATAAGCAATAAGTTTTTACATATGTGTTTCCACGGACCTCTGTCGTTGTTTGAGGACCGATAGTAGGTGGGGAAGTAATATTGGACTGTAAATCTTCCTATCGGAAAGGTGTTCATAAAAATCGGTACATTAAAGTTTCTCCACTTGTAGTGCTGCTTAGTTCTTATTGCAACGAAGGCTATGTTATATGCTTAAGAAAAGAGGAACATGAATCCCCTGTTGTTACGTttactttttataatatttagcTATACAtacttatatgtatttttaacttTAACGAAACAacttttatcttttcttttcagTTTTACTTCTCAAGTTAGTCGATGAAATTTTGAAACGTAAAAACAATTGTTCTTCTGATGTtgattaaaaatagagaaagatcaaatgtaacttcaaaaaaaaaaaacaattggaaaaaaaaacaattcaaaagaATGATGAGCGTGTGAGGAAACCTTAGAAGTTTTTAAAGTATTTCTTATTTGATCTGATATCAAAACATTGCTTTATATTAGGCACAAATAGAGAATGATACATGATTTAATCTTGACATAGGCATATAAATGGAGAAATGGTCCTTCTTACATGTTCTCTGGGAGCCTTGGATCTTGTTTCTGCAGTCAAAGATCCATCAACAACACCCGTATCTTCAGACTTCAGTGTCCAACATATTAAAACGATGAAAGCGAggtaaaaaaaagagagaacaaaTTTAAATGTCTTTAAACAATAAATCTCAAAAACCTAT
The window above is part of the Brassica napus cultivar Da-Ae chromosome C8, Da-Ae, whole genome shotgun sequence genome. Proteins encoded here:
- the BNAC08G02750D gene encoding uncharacterized protein At4g06744 yields the protein MASLSSLLLLLLSLSLSLVHFTLSIGDTHITERKSLEIIIGGGGNPPPSPSPEPEPEPEDCPPPPPPPQCPPPPQLPPPKPPKPPHPPQQRPPKPPGQPPLPLLGFESPLLEKVFPVLQAFKKLVTHDPMHILKTWNGPDICNKYLGLECAIFPNTTDKALASIQFNGYNFGGKKLVLHNFLDKLNTVTIFHANSNNFLGSVPEVTNLKYLFELDLSHNKLTGDFPASVLKAKNLTFLDLRFNTFSGCVPPQVFNLDLDVLFINNNNLVQKLPSNLGSITALYLTFANNRFTGPIPASIGNIKFLQEVLFLNNTLTGCLPYQIGKLNRATVFDVGFNQLTGLIPYSFGCLAKIEQLNLARNKFYGTIPEIVCELSSLKNLSLSYNYFTQAGPKCRELIKRSILDARMNCIIGLPNQKTAQECATFFMHRQTCPDPKSMYLVPCGKNPNGVKLDQERLEVKEAQASSPVSYGVLNPDGVRNR
- the LOC106418901 gene encoding PI-PLC X domain-containing protein At5g67130 isoform X1; the encoded protein is MEEKSANQPPTFAAFVIIKSFTDTRAHFRLLFVILKMLSETMLQRLVFLLIVLLIQSSFLFEISSALQEGKTCILNDNCDAGLHCETCLANNNLRPRCSRTQPINPISKVKGLPFNKYAWLTTHNSFARLGQVSKTGSVILAPTNQQDSVTSQLANGVRGFMLDMYDFENDIWLCHSFDGMCFNFTAFQPAVNVLREIQVFLENNKDEVVTIIIEDYVKSPKGLTKVFNAAGLQKFMFPVTRMPKNGGDWPALDDMIQQNQRLLVFTSDRSKEATEGIAYQWKYMVENQYGNGGLKVGACPNRAQSAPMSDKSKSLVLVNHFPDAPDLVVACRQNSGPLLESIKACYQAAGQRWPNFIAVDFYKRSDGGGAPQAVDVSNGNLICGCDNFAACKANGECG